The following proteins are co-located in the Xiphophorus hellerii strain 12219 chromosome 2, Xiphophorus_hellerii-4.1, whole genome shotgun sequence genome:
- the malt3 gene encoding mucosa-associated lymphoid tissue lymphoma translocation protein 1, producing MTGSCPIMITEIVIVRHPVSVCVPVNHKVTLRVRAEGKGILSYQWFSEDEKEVPGGTQADLTIRASKTQRYVCRVNDHFHNYVFSEWVKVKVLDIDKSGLPVDWQGEPHIAINPKPDTVQLGTKLSLRCAAFGIPTPHYQWYRNGQPLLDKTSDILQIDGVTAEHGGSYLCSISNVLEERWTEPVDINIVQPEQPPLTATDKVALLIGNLNYSCHPGLMAPVMDVHELGNLLQQLGFRVVSLLDLTRQEMMAAIDKFIQLLDRGVYGLFYYAGHGYEHAGRNYLVAVDAPQPYQTKNCVCVQRVMNQMQERQTAMSVILLDTCRKWYNQGCIPSVIKSLRPNGNTVYGYATCEDAEAYEVQDGGKSTGIFTKYLNKHILQEAKVTHVLERVSEDVGKDPLVTGKQAVEIKHTMKEPRSLKDKVRTAGHTRELHLRDVCWRQANELPRKKQLTFLCGVKVEVSFSALFSNVLVAFATIKTTPDQTQDCTVMLSSNPAMEDIFSRPGRSEDMDSLLLNETLNPDCTLRLCSLQKLKESVVLKVDLHYTNKDSNLRHTESQQVDIGRPLVASCKLYRENHTRDKKTNGATAQTTGNISHSKSQQHQNLAPSHRHFTRKAECAAKTPTTWSNEPEENDENELLDFRPSE from the exons ATGACTGGATCTTGCCCCATAATGATTACAG AAATCGTCATTGTGCGCCACCCTGTCTCCGTGTGCGTACCCGTGAATCACAAGGTGACTTTGCGAGTCCGTGCTGAGGGCAAAGGCATTCTCAGCTACCAGTGGTTCTCTGAAGATGAGAAGGAG GTGCCTGGTGGTACTCAAGCAGACCTGACTATAAGAGCTTCTAAAACTCAGCGATATGTCTGCCGAGTCAATGACCACTTTCATAATTACGTCTTCAGCGAATGGGTGAAGGTGAAAGTGTTGGACATTGATAAATCAG GTTTGCCAGTTGACTGGCAGGGTGAGCCTCACATCGCTATCAATCCCAAACCAGACACAGTTCAACTGGGAACAAAACTCAGCCTTCGCTGTGCTGCCTTTGGCATCCCCACTCCACACTACCAGTGGTACAGAAATGGACAGCCACTGCTGGACAAGACCAGTGATATACTGCAG ATTGATGGTGTAACAGCAGAACATGGCGGATCCTATCTGTGCTCGATATCTAACGTCCTAGAAGAGAGATGGACAGAGCCTGTTGATATCAATATTG TGCAACCTGAACAGCCTCCACTAACAG CCACTGATAAGGTTGCCCTTCTCATTGGCAACTTGAATTACAGCTGCCACCCTGGTTTGATGGCGCCCGTCATGGACGTCCACGAGCTGGGCAACTTGCTGCAGCAGCTTGGGTTTAGGGTGGTTTCCCTGCTGGACCTCACCAGACAGGAGATGATGGCTGCTATCGACAAATTCATTCAGCTTCTTGACAGGGGAGTTTATG GGCTTTTCTACTATGCGGGTCATGGGTATGAGCATGCTGGGAGGAATTATTTGGTTGCAGTCGACGCTCCACAGCCGTACCAAACCAAAAATTGTGTCTGTGTTCAGAGGGTCATGAATCAAATGCAAGAAAGGCAGACTGCCATGAGTGTAATCCTGCTGGACACCTGTAGAAAGTG GTACAACCAGGGTTGTATACCATCAGTCATTAAGTCACTGAGACCAAATGGGAACACAGTGTATGGTTATGCCAC ATGCGAGGATGCTGAGGCCTACGAGGTCCAGGATGGAGGCAAGAGTACTGGCATCTTCACAAAGTACCTGAACAAGCATATTCTCCAGGAAGCCAAAGTCACGCATGTCTTAGAGCGAGTGTCTGAAG ATGTTGGTAAAGACCCTCTCGTAACTGGCAAACAGGCAGTGGAGATAAAACACACCATGAAAGAACCACGATCCCTCAAAGATAAAGTTCGAACTGCAGGTCACACAAGAGAACTACACCTACGAGATGTTTGCTGGAGGCAGGCAAATG agCTGCCACGAAAGAAGCAGCTGACATTTCTATGCGGCGTGAAAGTGGAAGTCAGCTTCTCAGCTCTGTTCTCCAATGTACTGGTTGCTTTTGCGACTATAAAAACTACACCTGATCAAACCCAGGACTGTACTGTCATGCTAAGTAGCAACCCT GCAATGGAAGACATATTTTCCAGACCGGGACGCTCGGAGGATATGGACTCACTACTATTAAATGAAACGCTTAACCCTGACTGTACTTTAAGACTTTGCTCTCTCCAGAAGCTGAAG GAATCAGTAGTACTCAAGGTGGATCTACACTATACTAACAAGGACAGTAATCTGCGGCACACAGAAAGCCAGCAGGTGGACATTGGAAGGCCTCTGGTTGCATCCTGTAAGCTGTACAGGGAGAATCACacaagagacaaaaaaacaaacggtGCTACAGCTCAAACCACGGGCAACATTTCACACAGCAAATCACAGCAGCATCAGAATCTGGCTCCTTCGCATCGACATTTCACCAGAAAGGCAGAGTGCGCTGCCAAAACTCCAACTACATGGAGCAACGAACCTGAAGAGAATGATGAGAATGAACTGCTGGATTTCCGACCATCTGagtaa